A window of Zingiber officinale cultivar Zhangliang chromosome 5A, Zo_v1.1, whole genome shotgun sequence contains these coding sequences:
- the LOC121981931 gene encoding uncharacterized protein LOC121981931 isoform X1 translates to MGGIGKICLVRRLEAQGLPPNQAYIIISTLTTFLNTNLDHLTQSVVSKSAINEFKAEQNSDLSQFKLEMKHMQDGYFNSVERKNEKLERDFKKLVIKLTNKFNREIIEVEAGLEAGKFEHMKKMKIWREILRNWLLN, encoded by the exons ATGGGAGGTATTGGAAAGATTTGTTTG GTTAGAAGATTAGAGGCTCAAGGTTTGCCTCCTAATCAAGCATACATAATCATATCAACATTGACGACATTTTTGAATACTAATTTAGATCATTTGACACAATCTGTTGTGTCAAAGTCGGCAATCAATGAG TTTAAGGCGGAACAAAATTCTGATCTATCCCAATTCAAGTTAGAAATGAAACACATGCAG GATGGTTATTTTAATTCGGTGGAACGAAAAAATGAAAAACTGGAGAGAGATTTTAAGAAATTGGTTATTAAATTAACTAACAAATTTAACCGG GAAATTATTGAAGTGGAAGCAGGACTGGAAGCTGGAAAATTTGAGCATATGAAGAAAATGAAAATCTGGAGAGAGATTTTAAGAAATTGGTTATTAAATTAA
- the LOC121981931 gene encoding uncharacterized protein LOC121981931 isoform X3, with protein sequence MGGIGKICLVRRLEAQGLPPNQAYIIISTLTTFLNTNLDHLTQSVVSKSAINEFKAEQNSDLSQFKLEMKHMQEIIEVEAGLEAGKFEHMKKMKIWREILRNWLLN encoded by the exons ATGGGAGGTATTGGAAAGATTTGTTTG GTTAGAAGATTAGAGGCTCAAGGTTTGCCTCCTAATCAAGCATACATAATCATATCAACATTGACGACATTTTTGAATACTAATTTAGATCATTTGACACAATCTGTTGTGTCAAAGTCGGCAATCAATGAG TTTAAGGCGGAACAAAATTCTGATCTATCCCAATTCAAGTTAGAAATGAAACACATGCAG GAAATTATTGAAGTGGAAGCAGGACTGGAAGCTGGAAAATTTGAGCATATGAAGAAAATGAAAATCTGGAGAGAGATTTTAAGAAATTGGTTATTAAATTAA
- the LOC121981928 gene encoding protein trichome birefringence-like 1, giving the protein MVFNTGHWWTHHGKMRAWDYFQLREELTEEMEPAEAFNKALRPWARWVDRNVDPCRTDVFFHSISPEHKRENLQWCYNQTRPFSDNEGYLQLFPKSMVKLVERTHLKMRAPVRYLNVTKLSEFRRDAHTGVYTKRQGKFLTPEQRK; this is encoded by the exons ATGGTCTTCAACACCGGCCACTGGTGGACGCACCATGGCAAAATGAGGGCCTGGGACTACTTCCAGCTCAGAGAAGAACTCACGGAGGAGATGGAACCCGCCGAGGCTTTCAACAAAGCCCTTAGACCTTGGGCTCGCTGGGTCGACCGCAACGTCGACCCTTGCCGGACCGACGTCTTCTTCCACAGCATCTCGCCAGAGCACAAGAG GGAGAATTTACAATGGTGCTACAACCAAACTAGACCCTTCTCCGACAACGAGGGATATCTGCAGCTGTTTCCCAAGTCGATGGTGAAGCTAGTAGAGAGGACCCACCTGAAGATGAGGGCGCCGGTGCGTTATCTCAACGTGACGAAGCTGTCAGAGTTCAGGCGGGACGCCCACACGGGCGTGTACACTAAACGGCAGGGGAAGTTCCTGACGCCAGAGCAGAGGAAGTAA
- the LOC121981931 gene encoding uncharacterized protein LOC121981931 isoform X2 encodes MGGIGKICLVRRLEAQGLPPNQAYIIISTLTTFLNTNLDHLTQSVVSKSAINEFKAEQNSDLSQFKLEMKHMQDGYFNSVERKNEKLERDFKKLVIKLTNKFNREIIEVEVGLEAGKFELMKKMKNWREILRNWLLN; translated from the exons ATGGGAGGTATTGGAAAGATTTGTTTG GTTAGAAGATTAGAGGCTCAAGGTTTGCCTCCTAATCAAGCATACATAATCATATCAACATTGACGACATTTTTGAATACTAATTTAGATCATTTGACACAATCTGTTGTGTCAAAGTCGGCAATCAATGAG TTTAAGGCGGAACAAAATTCTGATCTATCCCAATTCAAGTTAGAAATGAAACACATGCAG GATGGTTATTTTAATTCGGTGGAACGAAAAAATGAAAAACTGGAGAGAGATTTTAAGAAATTGGTTATTAAATTAACTAACAAATTTAACCGG GAAATTATTGAAGTGGAAGTAGGACTGGAAGCTGGAAAATTTGAGCTtatgaagaaaatgaaaaattggagAGAGATTTTAAGAAATTGGTTATTAAATTAA